Proteins encoded together in one Pseudomonadota bacterium window:
- a CDS encoding gamma carbonic anhydrase family protein, whose protein sequence is MLYSFDGKEPRVGKDTYVSEHALVIGDVQIGDECYIGHGVILRGDYGTIEIGSGTAVEEGVVVHAPPDKVCSIGERVTIGHGAIIHSAIIGRMSVIGMGAVLSIYSEIGKNTIIAEGSIVKMRQIIPGGVVAGGNPAKVIRKIAPKDEEYWGMAKQLYIALAKKYLGIGMQRID, encoded by the coding sequence ATGCTATACAGTTTTGACGGAAAAGAACCAAGGGTGGGCAAGGACACATATGTAAGCGAACATGCCCTTGTTATCGGAGATGTACAAATAGGGGATGAGTGCTATATCGGGCACGGGGTAATACTACGAGGTGATTACGGTACCATCGAGATTGGTTCGGGCACGGCCGTTGAAGAGGGGGTTGTTGTTCATGCCCCGCCAGATAAAGTCTGCAGTATCGGCGAAAGGGTTACTATCGGCCATGGAGCTATTATTCATTCAGCGATCATCGGGCGGATGAGCGTCATAGGCATGGGAGCTGTTCTGAGCATCTATTCTGAAATCGGCAAAAACACCATCATTGCGGAAGGTTCCATTGTAAAGATGAGGCAGATTATACCCGGCGGCGTTGTGGCAGGAGGCAATCCCGCAAAGGTGATACGTAAAATCGCCCCGAAAGATGAAGAATACTGGGGCATGGCAAAGCAACTCTATATCGCCCTGGCCAAAAAATATCTTGGTATAGGGATGCAGAGGATCGATTAA
- a CDS encoding efflux RND transporter permease subunit: MRKLTVFVATHSGILLVLTFTMFIMSLFVVKSLNVEAFPDPSAPSIEIVAIYEGKSAEEVERRITIPMEVGLAGMRGMERINSISIYGLADVKCKFSYDISYREAKQEVINRLAGISLSDGVQGNIIAGDMGEVMQYVVSGSNNLMELRTLQDWTIGRYIKTAQGVEDVASYGGYIKAYVVKVIPENLIKYGITLSQVMDALSKSNVNVGGRTIELGDQYYMVRGIGLIKSLEDIENNAVIYKNGKAVLIKNIAQVSLGNIPRTGIILFNKNDDAVMGNVILRRGEKSIPSIQSINDKIKELNTKILPKGIRISPYYERWQLISTVIKKVIESASLGIALVAITLFVFLGNIRAAIMTALVIPISLAITLAVMAVTGDSANLLSISAIDFGIIADIALVLTENYIRVARKYGSISGTQAKAVHERSLVRATKEVGVPIILLVCIIIIAFIPIFTMKGAEKQIFSPMAKTYSYALIFTLLLTFTYLIASIHTFLEGHEGKGFRFVETMSEHYVRCVTFLMQRSRLVLIVTAGVILGGFVTSFAVIGTQFLPKMDEGNVYIRITLPYSVSLSKTHEVAKKVRDILIGFSEAKSVAIRVGRPEDGTEATGPFNSEYYMNLHPYNKWKRSITKEQLEEEVREKLTRLLPNATISLSQYMQDNLDEESSGIKGGENAIKVFGDDLNELDRTAREIKEKIEKVRGINDVDIYKELGQPNLLIEVDREDVAALGLSVQEVLDMVSAALGGKVVSQIIEGDKNFALQVSFPFDYRNEPQKIAHIPIVLPGGGVVPLSRMAKIRYDTGASSIFRENHRRFIPIKFRVSSKDLGGTVEKAQKEAVKANIPEGYFMEWSGIFNEMKEAFRRFYFSIPLAIFLIITLLYMFHGNMRNVLLTIVAPVCAVFGGLVSLLVTGQSLSISAIVGFISIIGISTFKTCILISHYLEVYKEKKSRQLAIIETVREKFRSILMVGLTASLGLLPAALAHGVGSQIQKPLAIVVVGGMLIGTGIILLVMPLLFKFVRIEE, translated from the coding sequence ATGAGAAAACTGACCGTTTTTGTTGCTACCCACAGTGGCATCCTGCTGGTTTTAACGTTTACCATGTTCATTATGTCGCTTTTTGTCGTGAAAAGCCTCAATGTTGAGGCTTTTCCTGATCCATCTGCACCGAGTATTGAAATTGTTGCCATTTATGAAGGGAAGTCTGCCGAAGAGGTGGAGAGGCGCATTACCATACCGATGGAGGTTGGCCTTGCAGGCATGAGGGGTATGGAGCGAATAAACTCAATCTCTATATATGGCCTTGCAGATGTGAAGTGTAAATTTTCATATGACATTTCATACAGAGAAGCAAAACAGGAGGTTATAAACAGACTCGCCGGCATATCGCTCTCCGATGGAGTGCAGGGCAATATCATCGCAGGAGACATGGGTGAGGTAATGCAGTATGTCGTCTCCGGTTCCAACAACCTGATGGAGCTGAGGACACTCCAGGACTGGACCATAGGCCGTTATATCAAAACTGCCCAGGGTGTTGAGGACGTGGCAAGCTACGGAGGGTACATCAAGGCCTATGTTGTCAAGGTAATCCCCGAAAATCTGATAAAATACGGCATAACCCTGTCACAGGTAATGGATGCACTGTCAAAATCGAATGTGAATGTAGGCGGGAGAACTATCGAGCTGGGCGATCAGTACTATATGGTAAGGGGTATAGGGCTCATAAAGAGTCTCGAGGACATAGAAAACAATGCCGTTATATATAAAAACGGTAAAGCTGTGCTTATTAAAAACATAGCACAGGTGAGCCTCGGAAATATTCCAAGAACAGGCATCATACTATTCAATAAAAATGACGACGCGGTAATGGGGAACGTAATACTCAGGAGGGGCGAAAAGAGTATCCCCTCCATACAGTCCATTAACGATAAAATCAAGGAACTGAACACTAAGATACTTCCGAAAGGTATTCGGATATCCCCTTACTACGAGCGGTGGCAACTTATAAGCACGGTAATAAAAAAGGTTATTGAGTCTGCTTCCCTGGGTATAGCCCTTGTAGCCATCACACTCTTTGTTTTCCTGGGGAATATCCGTGCAGCGATTATGACGGCCCTTGTCATACCTATTTCACTGGCAATTACCCTTGCGGTAATGGCTGTCACGGGGGATTCTGCAAACCTCCTTTCAATCAGCGCCATCGATTTTGGTATCATTGCAGATATTGCCCTTGTTTTAACTGAAAACTACATACGCGTTGCGAGGAAATACGGATCTATCAGCGGAACCCAGGCAAAGGCAGTACATGAAAGATCCCTTGTGAGGGCAACAAAAGAAGTAGGGGTTCCCATTATCCTTCTTGTTTGTATCATTATCATTGCATTCATTCCTATTTTTACCATGAAGGGCGCTGAAAAACAGATATTCTCACCCATGGCAAAAACATATTCCTATGCCCTCATCTTTACCTTGTTGCTCACCTTTACTTACCTCATCGCATCCATCCACACATTCCTTGAAGGGCATGAAGGGAAGGGTTTTCGATTTGTTGAAACAATGAGTGAACATTATGTGCGGTGCGTAACATTTTTGATGCAGAGGTCCCGTCTCGTTCTTATAGTCACTGCCGGTGTAATTCTTGGCGGGTTCGTAACCAGCTTTGCCGTAATAGGTACCCAGTTTCTTCCGAAAATGGATGAAGGGAATGTATATATCAGGATCACATTGCCTTATTCCGTGTCACTCAGCAAAACGCATGAAGTCGCCAAAAAAGTAAGAGATATTCTCATTGGTTTCTCTGAAGCAAAATCGGTTGCTATCCGTGTCGGAAGGCCTGAAGATGGCACAGAGGCAACAGGGCCGTTCAACAGTGAGTATTATATGAATCTCCACCCTTACAATAAGTGGAAACGGTCCATAACAAAAGAACAATTAGAGGAAGAGGTAAGGGAAAAACTTACCCGTTTATTGCCCAACGCCACTATTAGCTTGTCCCAGTACATGCAGGACAATCTTGATGAGGAAAGCTCGGGAATAAAGGGTGGCGAGAATGCGATAAAGGTATTCGGAGATGATCTTAATGAACTCGACAGAACTGCAAGGGAGATCAAGGAGAAGATTGAAAAGGTTCGGGGGATAAATGACGTTGACATATACAAGGAACTTGGCCAGCCAAACCTCCTGATAGAGGTTGACAGGGAAGATGTGGCGGCTCTTGGTTTAAGCGTCCAGGAGGTACTCGACATGGTCTCGGCTGCACTGGGAGGGAAAGTTGTAAGCCAGATTATAGAAGGCGATAAAAACTTTGCACTCCAGGTAAGCTTTCCCTTTGATTACAGGAATGAGCCTCAAAAGATAGCACATATTCCAATAGTTCTGCCAGGTGGAGGGGTGGTGCCGCTTTCCAGGATGGCGAAAATACGGTATGATACAGGGGCATCATCAATTTTCAGAGAAAACCACAGGCGCTTCATACCAATTAAATTCCGCGTATCTTCAAAAGATTTGGGGGGAACAGTGGAGAAGGCGCAGAAAGAAGCCGTAAAGGCCAATATTCCCGAAGGGTATTTTATGGAATGGAGCGGTATATTCAATGAAATGAAAGAGGCCTTCAGAAGATTCTATTTTTCTATCCCTCTGGCAATTTTTCTTATCATTACATTGCTTTATATGTTTCATGGAAACATGAGAAATGTTCTGCTCACCATAGTCGCTCCTGTCTGCGCTGTCTTTGGCGGACTCGTCAGCCTCCTCGTTACGGGTCAGTCTCTTAGTATCTCTGCGATAGTCGGTTTTATATCGATCATCGGCATATCAACATTTAAAACATGTATTTTAATAAGTCATTATCTTGAAGTATACAAGGAGAAGAAAAGCCGTCAACTGGCAATCATTGAAACAGTGAGGGAAAAATTCAGGTCGATTCTTATGGTCGGTCTTACCGCCTCATTGGGACTTCTTCCTGCCGCTCTGGCTCATGGCGTGGGGAGCCAAATTCAGAAGCCCCTTGCCATTGTAGTGGTTGGCGGCATGCTGATAGGCACCGGTATCATTCTCCTCGTCATGCCATTGCTTTTTAAATTTGTCCGTATTGAGGAATAA
- a CDS encoding efflux RND transporter periplasmic adaptor subunit, which yields MMRRIIPSLVVLVLVLLISGCGRAGEKNAKAEKQEIKTYKVTTTELRSYVEATGSIQPDIEGTSRILPYLAGTVSKIFVKVGDKAKKGDALISITSPDVTDTHSNYLSTLTQSKQAERIYNLNKQLFEIGAVTKNDLLNSESNYKQLNAIAEGLKSKLSIYGFSADNDAVGLKQGRMDTVMIRAPMNGYIADIQTHTGDKVDASTPLMTMADPNNIMVVANIYDTDIQKVKRGSNVTFHVDTLPNVAFKGIVTYVSDVSDVDLKTVKTYIRIMDKKDLFKHNMFLQLKIEGEKRQLSLIPQSAMVYKEGKFYVYRPDKDGKNNLKEIKPVKEIPGKLMAVEGVAEGEEIVLTAIELEKP from the coding sequence ATGATGAGGCGGATTATTCCATCACTCGTTGTGCTCGTGCTCGTTCTTCTCATTTCGGGTTGCGGCAGGGCAGGTGAAAAAAACGCAAAAGCAGAGAAACAAGAAATAAAAACCTATAAGGTTACTACCACAGAATTGCGTTCCTACGTTGAAGCAACGGGAAGCATCCAACCAGACATTGAAGGCACATCCAGGATACTTCCTTACCTTGCCGGTACTGTCAGTAAAATATTTGTGAAAGTCGGCGACAAGGCGAAAAAAGGAGATGCCCTCATTAGCATTACAAGCCCCGATGTGACCGATACACACTCAAATTATCTATCAACGCTCACACAGTCGAAACAGGCAGAGCGTATATACAACCTCAATAAACAGCTCTTCGAGATCGGTGCGGTTACAAAAAATGACCTGCTGAACAGTGAATCAAACTATAAACAGTTAAACGCCATAGCAGAGGGGTTGAAGAGTAAGCTAAGCATATATGGCTTTTCAGCGGACAATGATGCAGTCGGACTGAAGCAAGGCCGGATGGATACGGTGATGATTAGGGCGCCCATGAACGGATATATTGCAGACATCCAGACACACACGGGCGACAAGGTGGATGCATCAACGCCATTAATGACGATGGCAGACCCCAATAATATAATGGTTGTGGCAAATATATACGATACAGACATTCAAAAAGTAAAAAGAGGGAGTAATGTTACCTTCCATGTAGATACCCTCCCGAATGTAGCATTCAAAGGCATTGTCACATATGTGAGCGATGTATCGGACGTAGATCTTAAGACTGTAAAAACCTACATCAGAATTATGGACAAAAAGGACCTCTTCAAACACAATATGTTTTTACAATTAAAAATAGAAGGAGAGAAGAGGCAGCTCTCCTTGATCCCGCAATCGGCGATGGTCTATAAAGAAGGAAAATTCTATGTATATCGTCCTGACAAGGATGGCAAGAATAATCTGAAAGAAATAAAACCTGTCAAAGAGATCCCGGGAAAACTTATGGCAGTTGAGGGTGTTGCCGAAGGAGAGGAGATTGTCCTTACTGCCATAGAACTGGAAAAGCCATGA
- a CDS encoding TolC family protein: protein MKLIKKPILHICVIILLITLAVTPVALCYEEIGLDEALVQFYKSNFDIVASKYEIDKAYADYVTAKLLPNPNLTVNYNNLAMSQWKTSRWDNTQLTVRVDQLIETGGKRALRTGVASEVLEATRISHKDVIRNLLIGFYNLYYTLNLDDLSIEFARNELARYNRLLQVAEKRFSAGFLSSIDYTKLKVGKIDLENNHTNLANQLLNDIDSFSLLLGSDVRRKPARVYIQDRYPTFVEADLFAVANENRHDLLSLQRQRKAAENNISLAKAYRIPDFSIGGEYDSTGNPATSGIGMGISVPLPIFNRYQGEIAKRTAEMQQLDVQLAKTKRRIASDVHLALNNYTAALKVFESYRDNKDQMDTLMQNSEKAFSLGGITVLELLDTQKTYRDFITKYHQTFIQSVLNGHLIKVYTGEIK, encoded by the coding sequence ATGAAACTGATAAAAAAACCGATACTGCATATATGTGTAATTATACTCTTAATCACACTGGCTGTTACGCCTGTGGCATTGTGCTATGAAGAGATCGGGCTCGATGAGGCCCTTGTCCAATTTTACAAGAGCAACTTTGACATTGTTGCAAGTAAATATGAGATTGACAAGGCGTATGCCGATTACGTAACCGCAAAATTACTACCGAACCCGAACCTTACCGTAAACTACAACAACCTGGCCATGTCTCAGTGGAAGACTTCCCGATGGGACAATACCCAGTTGACCGTACGGGTAGACCAGCTCATCGAAACGGGCGGCAAAAGGGCTTTGCGGACAGGTGTTGCCTCTGAGGTCCTCGAGGCGACACGGATATCCCATAAGGATGTAATCAGGAACCTTCTCATTGGCTTCTACAACCTTTATTACACCCTCAACCTCGATGATTTGAGTATTGAATTTGCCCGCAATGAACTTGCCCGGTATAACAGGCTGCTTCAGGTTGCAGAGAAACGGTTTAGCGCAGGGTTTCTCTCTTCAATCGATTATACAAAGCTCAAGGTTGGTAAAATCGACCTTGAGAACAACCATACAAACCTTGCAAACCAGTTGCTCAACGACATCGATTCATTCAGCCTCCTCTTGGGCAGCGATGTACGGCGCAAGCCTGCAAGAGTTTATATACAGGATCGTTATCCGACCTTTGTTGAGGCAGACCTCTTTGCCGTTGCAAACGAAAACAGGCACGATCTCCTCTCTCTTCAACGTCAGCGTAAGGCGGCTGAGAACAATATTTCGCTTGCTAAGGCATACAGGATTCCCGACTTTTCGATAGGCGGCGAATACGATTCTACAGGCAACCCGGCCACATCGGGGATCGGTATGGGCATAAGCGTCCCACTGCCAATCTTCAACAGGTATCAGGGGGAAATTGCGAAGCGCACCGCCGAAATGCAGCAGCTCGATGTCCAGCTTGCAAAGACAAAGAGGAGAATAGCGTCGGATGTACACCTGGCACTCAACAATTACACTGCGGCCCTGAAGGTCTTCGAATCCTACAGGGACAACAAGGATCAGATGGATACCCTCATGCAGAACAGTGAAAAGGCCTTTTCTTTAGGAGGAATCACGGTGCTTGAACTACTTGACACCCAGAAAACATACAGAGATTTTATCACAAAATATCACCAGACCTTTATCCAGTCGGTGCTCAACGGGCATCTCATAAAAGTATATACAGGAGAAATAAAATGA
- a CDS encoding APC family permease, with the protein MEPDISEPEPSLFERFKRKVIGAPKDVNEPSIFHKLSLIPILAWIGLGADGLSSSSYGPEEAFRTLGSHTYLAIFIALATAFTVVIISYSYTRIIEHFPHGGGGYIVATHTISKDAGVISGCALLVDYMLTITVSLVSCGDAIFSFFPLPFQKYKLIFVGFLIVLLVILNLRGVKESVTLLAPIFVIFIITHILLIGSGIFSHIGEVKPLVTEMKGNLQTGLASVGFVGLMAIFLRAFSMGAGTYTGIEAVSNGMQIMREPKVQTGKRTMVYLATSLAITAGGLLVCYLLFRIKPEEGRTLNAILSEQVFAHWPLGGLLALITILTEGALLTVAAQTGFIDGPRVMSNMAIDSWLPRRFASLSERLTMQDGVILMGLAAFILLIYTHGSITALVIMYSINVFVTFSLSQLGMVRFFLHNREKDKKWKQHIVIHIVGLILCLTILTVTVYEKFGEGGWVTIVITSMVIGLCYLIRAHYRKVRLGVKKLEEMLSDIPASEPFNNDPIDPKEMTAILLVSGYNGFGLHTLLSIVRYFPDVYKNYIFLSVAEIDSGSFKGVAEIEALKESVKNDLMKYVKVTRHHGFPADCRTIVGTDVVDEASDLVEATVKEFPRSTVFTGKLVFRHENPFQKILHNETAHSIQRRLQWNGIPTVILPIRVDV; encoded by the coding sequence ATGGAGCCAGACATTTCAGAGCCGGAACCGAGTTTATTTGAAAGGTTTAAGCGAAAAGTCATAGGTGCGCCAAAGGATGTCAATGAACCTTCCATATTTCATAAACTTTCACTCATACCGATACTCGCGTGGATTGGCCTCGGGGCAGACGGTCTTTCATCTTCTTCCTATGGTCCCGAAGAGGCATTCAGGACATTGGGGTCCCATACATACCTTGCCATTTTTATCGCCCTTGCAACGGCGTTTACCGTAGTTATCATATCCTATTCTTATACCCGGATCATCGAACACTTCCCTCATGGAGGCGGAGGCTACATCGTTGCAACCCACACCATCAGCAAGGATGCAGGGGTTATTTCCGGCTGTGCGCTGCTCGTTGATTATATGTTAACAATAACGGTCTCCCTTGTCTCCTGCGGTGATGCCATATTCAGTTTCTTTCCCCTCCCCTTCCAGAAGTACAAGTTAATTTTTGTAGGATTTCTTATTGTTCTTCTCGTTATTTTGAATTTAAGAGGGGTAAAGGAATCGGTAACGCTACTTGCACCGATTTTTGTCATTTTTATTATTACCCATATCCTGCTTATCGGCTCCGGCATTTTCAGCCATATCGGCGAGGTGAAGCCACTTGTGACTGAAATGAAAGGAAATCTCCAGACCGGTTTGGCAAGTGTGGGATTTGTTGGACTTATGGCTATCTTTTTGCGGGCCTTCTCCATGGGTGCAGGAACATACACCGGTATCGAAGCGGTCTCAAACGGCATGCAGATTATGCGTGAACCAAAAGTTCAAACAGGGAAAAGGACTATGGTATACCTTGCAACATCCCTTGCCATAACGGCTGGCGGTCTTCTGGTCTGCTATCTTCTTTTCAGGATAAAACCCGAGGAAGGCAGGACACTCAATGCAATCCTGTCCGAACAGGTTTTTGCGCATTGGCCTCTTGGAGGATTATTGGCCCTTATAACGATTCTCACTGAGGGCGCACTTCTCACGGTAGCCGCTCAAACCGGTTTTATTGACGGTCCGAGGGTTATGTCAAATATGGCTATCGACTCCTGGCTTCCCCGTCGTTTCGCATCGTTATCTGAACGGCTCACCATGCAGGACGGGGTTATCCTCATGGGGCTTGCAGCGTTTATTTTACTTATATACACGCATGGTTCCATTACAGCCCTTGTTATTATGTACTCCATTAATGTTTTTGTTACCTTTTCCCTCTCCCAGCTCGGCATGGTCCGCTTCTTTCTCCATAACAGAGAAAAAGACAAAAAATGGAAACAGCATATCGTGATTCATATCGTAGGGTTAATACTCTGCCTTACAATTCTCACCGTTACTGTTTACGAAAAATTCGGTGAAGGCGGCTGGGTCACAATCGTAATTACATCAATGGTAATAGGATTATGTTATCTGATTCGTGCTCACTACCGTAAAGTAAGGCTTGGCGTAAAAAAGCTTGAAGAGATGCTCTCAGATATTCCTGCCTCGGAACCATTCAATAATGACCCTATTGACCCGAAAGAAATGACCGCTATCCTTCTCGTTAGCGGGTATAATGGATTTGGTTTGCACACATTGCTTTCTATTGTCCGCTATTTCCCCGATGTTTATAAAAACTATATTTTTCTCTCTGTTGCAGAGATTGATTCCGGTTCCTTTAAAGGCGTTGCTGAAATAGAAGCCTTAAAAGAATCTGTCAAAAATGATCTCATGAAATATGTAAAGGTTACCCGCCATCACGGTTTCCCTGCTGACTGCAGAACAATCGTAGGGACCGATGTGGTAGATGAAGCCTCTGATCTTGTTGAAGCAACGGTCAAAGAGTTTCCAAGATCAACCGTATTTACAGGAAAATTAGTATTTCGGCATGAAAATCCATTCCAGAAGATACTCCATAATGAAACAGCCCACTCGATTCAGCGCAGGCTGCAGTGGAACGGCATCCCAACGGTCATTTTGCCGATCCGGGTGGACGTATAG
- a CDS encoding TetR/AcrR family transcriptional regulator, which produces MNRRSAKDSKSNILNAALKAFSEHGYSGANMRMIANNANMSVGGIYLYFRNKEDLCLTLLNERLDELSEKTERAVKGVNNPAEAIGKVITINLEYARKHREIILAQNRDKGFAFGIDVKKKFFRKQRKLVEKIIKEGVRTGDFFECNVAEVTKIVIAVLRGFVLSMLLEPDGFFSVKGCCEFVLRGLLRSV; this is translated from the coding sequence ATGAACAGACGTTCAGCAAAAGATTCAAAAAGCAACATTCTTAATGCCGCATTGAAGGCATTTTCAGAGCACGGATATAGCGGTGCAAATATGAGAATGATTGCCAATAATGCCAATATGAGTGTCGGCGGTATTTACCTCTATTTCAGAAACAAGGAAGATTTGTGTCTGACCCTCTTGAATGAGCGGCTGGATGAACTCTCCGAAAAAACGGAAAGGGCCGTTAAGGGCGTGAACAACCCCGCTGAGGCAATTGGGAAAGTTATTACGATCAACCTTGAGTATGCAAGAAAACACAGAGAAATCATCCTGGCTCAGAACAGAGATAAAGGGTTTGCATTCGGGATTGATGTGAAAAAAAAGTTTTTCCGAAAACAGAGGAAGCTTGTGGAGAAGATAATTAAGGAGGGTGTACGGACAGGTGATTTCTTTGAATGCAACGTGGCGGAAGTGACAAAAATAGTGATCGCCGTGCTGCGCGGATTTGTTCTTTCTATGCTCCTCGAACCCGATGGCTTTTTTAGCGTCAAAGGCTGTTGTGAGTTTGTGCTTCGCGGGCTGTTAAGGAGCGTATGA
- a CDS encoding MdtA/MuxA family multidrug efflux RND transporter periplasmic adaptor subunit, whose translation MEDIYTMDTQETEKNDIPKRVHFATLFRRWWILLSAVCILIVGVYVFIIKPGMSQSNAAKKGMNAQLRSVPVTTVAAKKGDMAVYLTGLGTVTPLSTVTVKTRVDGQLMEVLYKEGQIVNRGDLLAVIDPRPFEVQLSQAEGQMARDQAFLKNAQIDLQRYRALWQQDSISKQQLDTQEALVRQYEGSVKVDQGLIDSAKLQLVYCRITSPITGRIGLRLVDPGNMVRASDTSGLIVITQLQPMTVVFPIPEDSLPQVLRRFKTGSQLPVEAYDREQKERLAMGFLLTIDNQIDTSTGTVKLKATFPNKQNELFPNQFVNARLLVDIRRGATIVPSSAIQRGPQGTFVYVVKEDRTVTVRPVSVSEIQGGEASIKTGVLPGESVVIDGADRLREGAKVEPKRGGAETPQKGR comes from the coding sequence TTGGAGGACATATATACTATGGATACACAAGAAACTGAAAAAAACGACATTCCTAAAAGGGTTCATTTTGCCACATTGTTCAGACGCTGGTGGATTTTACTGTCAGCGGTTTGTATCCTTATCGTCGGGGTGTACGTGTTTATAATAAAGCCGGGCATGTCGCAATCAAATGCTGCCAAGAAAGGAATGAACGCTCAATTACGCAGCGTGCCGGTCACGACAGTGGCAGCGAAGAAAGGTGATATGGCCGTTTATCTCACCGGTTTAGGAACAGTTACTCCGCTCAGTACGGTGACGGTTAAAACCCGTGTGGATGGGCAACTGATGGAGGTTCTCTACAAGGAGGGCCAAATTGTCAACCGTGGAGATCTGCTGGCCGTAATCGATCCGCGGCCTTTTGAAGTGCAGTTGAGCCAGGCTGAAGGACAAATGGCGCGTGATCAGGCTTTCCTGAAAAATGCTCAAATCGATCTGCAGAGGTACCGGGCGCTCTGGCAGCAGGATTCAATCTCCAAACAACAACTCGACACGCAGGAGGCGCTGGTTCGACAGTATGAAGGCTCCGTCAAGGTTGACCAGGGGCTTATTGATAGTGCAAAACTGCAGTTGGTTTATTGCCGGATCACCTCACCGATCACGGGTCGTATCGGGCTTCGTCTTGTGGACCCGGGTAACATGGTCCGCGCGAGCGATACGAGTGGCCTCATTGTGATTACCCAGCTTCAGCCAATGACTGTTGTGTTTCCCATCCCTGAAGACAGCCTTCCGCAGGTGCTTCGCAGGTTCAAAACGGGCTCGCAATTGCCGGTAGAAGCCTATGATCGTGAACAAAAGGAAAGACTTGCCATGGGGTTCCTGCTGACCATTGATAACCAGATCGATACAAGCACGGGGACCGTTAAGCTTAAGGCAACCTTTCCGAACAAACAGAACGAGCTGTTTCCGAATCAGTTTGTGAATGCGCGACTGCTTGTCGACATCAGGCGGGGGGCCACTATTGTGCCCTCATCCGCTATACAGCGTGGTCCCCAGGGCACCTTTGTCTACGTGGTGAAGGAAGACCGGACAGTCACAGTGCGTCCGGTCAGCGTCAGTGAGATTCAGGGTGGCGAAGCCTCTATAAAAACAGGGGTTTTACCGGGCGAATCGGTTGTGATAGATGGCGCAGACAGACTCAGAGAAGGGGCGAAGGTAGAGCCAAAGCGCGGGGGTGCGGAAACTCCTCAAAAGGGGCGCTGA